The sequence ATTTTTTCAGCCATTATAGATACTTCTTCTCTTCCATTTATATCTAAATAATTTTTCATTTGAATATCATAAGGAAATACAGAACCTGTAGCACCTATTTCAGCTCCCATATTACATATAGTAGCTTTTCCAACACAAGAAATATTATCTGTTCCTTCTCCAAAATATTCAATAATATAATTTTTAGCACCCGTGACTCCAATCATTCCAGATAATTTTAATATCAAATCTTTTGGAGAAACCCAACCATTCATTTTTCCTTTTAAATAAATTCCAATTATTTTTGGTAATTTTAATTCTAATGAAGAACCAGACATTACCTCAGCTGCATCACATCCTCCTATTCCTACAGCTAACATTCCTAATCCTCCAGCATTAGGAGTATGAGAATCAGTACCTATAATAATTCCTCCAGGAAATGCATAATTTTCTAAAATTACTTGATGAATAATTCCTGATCCAGGCCTCCAAAATCCTATTCCATATTTAAAAGATGCTGATTTTAAAAAATTATAAATTTCTTTATTTTCTTTTATAGCATTTTTTAAATCTATATCGGATCCTTCTTTAGCATTAATAAGATGATCACAATGAATAGTAGTTGGAATAGATGTTTTAGATTTTTCAGTTTGCATAAACTGAAGTAAAGTCATTTGAGCTGTGGCATCTTGCATAGCGATGCGATCAGGTAAAAGATTTATATAATAACTATTACTATTTAAATCTTTTTTTAAACTATCTATACTTAATAAATGAGAATATAAAATTTTTTCCGAATAAGTCATCGGATGATCTATTATATTTTTAACTCTTTCTATTTTTAATCTAAAATTAGAATAAAAATTTTGAATCATTTCAAGATCGAAAACCATATATTTATATTTAATTTAGAAAAATACATATTTCTTTATAAAAGTCTATGGGATTATCTATATGTATCCAATGATTTGCTTTTTTTATAGTTACAATTTTTGCATTTGGAAATAATTTTTTTATAGAATTAAAATCCTTATCAATTATATAATTAGAATATTCTCCACGTAAGAAAAGTGTAGGTCCATTAAATAAACCATTTTTTATTTCTTTACGAATTAAAAATTCATAATTTTTTTCTATTCCAAGTAAAAAAAAATTAAAATATAATTTTCCGTTTTTTTTTCTATGAGTACATTTTAAAAAAAAGGATCTAATTTTTATATCAGAAATTTTTTTTTTCAGAAAAAGATCAAGTGATTTTCTTGTTTTAATAATATTAAAATCTACTTTTTTTAAAATATGAATGATATTTTTTTGATCTATATCTATATAAGCTTTAGGACTAATATCTACAATTATAATTTTTTTAGGAATTAGAGGATATTTAATAGAAAAATACATAATGGCTCTTCCACCCATAGAATGTCCTAATAATATAGGATCATATAATTTATGATAATTTATGTAATCTAATATGTCTTTTGATATAATATCATAATCCATTTTTTCAGAAAAAATACTTTTTCCATGATTTCTAAGATCTAATAAATGTATTTTATAATTATCAGAAATTTTTTTTGCAAAAGTTATCCAATTTTCTCCATTACCAAATAATCCATGAAAAATTAAAATAGATTGTTTTTTTTCTCCAAAAATATTAGAATGCAGTACCATATTGAATTTTTTTTAAATAACATTGAATAGTATTTTCTAATCCCATATATATAGCTTCACTAATCAAAGCATGTCCTATTGATACTTCTACTATACTAGGTATATTTTTGATTAAAAAATAAATATTATCTAAATTTAGATCATGTCCAGCATTAATAAGTAAATGATGATTAATAGCTTTTTTTGCAGTTTCAATATAAGGTATTATACAATCCAATTCATTGTTATTATATCCTATAGAAAAATTACCAGTATATAATTCTATTCTATCTGTTCCTGTTTTTGCTGCATATGAAACTAATTTTGGATTAGGATCTAAAAAAATAGAAGTTCTAATTCCATGATCTTTTAATTTTTTAATTTTTTTAGTTAAAAAATTTAAATATACAATTGTATTCCATCCTTTATTAGAAGTTATAACATTTTCTGAATCAGGAACTAAAGTTACCTGATAAGGATTTACGTCTAATACTAATTTCATAAAATTATCACTTGGAAATCCTTCAATATTTAATTGAATTGTTCTTATAGAACTCAAATTATAAACATCTTGATATGTTATATGTCTAGCATCAGGGCGTGGATGTACAGTTATACTATGACATCCAAATTTTTTTACATCTATAGCTGTTTGCATAAGATTTGGTATTTTACCACCTCTTGCATTCCTTAATGTTGCTATTTTATTTAAATTAACACTTAATTTTGTCATTTTTAAAAAAAATCTTTTTTAGTAACTTGTGTTACTTCTAAATTAAATTCTTT is a genomic window of Blattabacterium cuenoti containing:
- a CDS encoding alpha/beta fold hydrolase; translation: MVLHSNIFGEKKQSILIFHGLFGNGENWITFAKKISDNYKIHLLDLRNHGKSIFSEKMDYDIISKDILDYINYHKLYDPILLGHSMGGRAIMYFSIKYPLIPKKIIIVDISPKAYIDIDQKNIIHILKKVDFNIIKTRKSLDLFLKKKISDIKIRSFFLKCTHRKKNGKLYFNFFLLGIEKNYEFLIRKEIKNGLFNGPTLFLRGEYSNYIIDKDFNSIKKLFPNAKIVTIKKANHWIHIDNPIDFYKEICIFLN
- a CDS encoding pyridoxine 5'-phosphate synthase, which translates into the protein MTKLSVNLNKIATLRNARGGKIPNLMQTAIDVKKFGCHSITVHPRPDARHITYQDVYNLSSIRTIQLNIEGFPSDNFMKLVLDVNPYQVTLVPDSENVITSNKGWNTIVYLNFLTKKIKKLKDHGIRTSIFLDPNPKLVSYAAKTGTDRIELYTGNFSIGYNNNELDCIIPYIETAKKAINHHLLINAGHDLNLDNIYFLIKNIPSIVEVSIGHALISEAIYMGLENTIQCYLKKIQYGTAF